TTCTGATAAAATTTGTAGGCACTCCTGTTTCTACCAGTAGCTGTGAATTCCAAGCCACCTTCAAGGGCAGTTCCATTGCAATACTGTACTGTGATCTGACATGGACCAGCTGAGTTTATCacgagtaggcaaagttggctcttctatgacttgtggacttcaactcccagaattcctgagtcaatcatgctagctcaggaattctgggagctgaagtccacctgccatagaagagccaattttgcctacccctggtttagctTATCCCTTCACCAAAGGCATTGCAATCAATGAGTTGGTTGCTGCTGGTCAAAAACACTGTGAGTCAAGCCACCTGGGCTTGGGTGACAGATGAATCCAGATAATTCCATAGACGCTCAATTGCTCCTTTAAAAGGAGTGCATGGTCCTGCAGAAATATTCCTGAACTTATTAACATCTTATTAAGAATCCTTCTGTTTATTGATCCTCTTTATAGCCAAACATCTTTCCAACATCTATCACTGTCACAGCCCTTCAAGTAGGGAAGTCATTCTCGACCCCTGGTGATTGCCAGAATCTGTCTCTGCagatttcttggcaagatttcagaagtgatttgtcattgcctgcttcctagggctaagaAAAGTACAagtggcccaagatcacccatcTGACTTCATGCTGGTTTCTAACCCAGTGCCTTAATCATGGCACCAATCTGATACACTATTCTCATATTAATACCTACTAACCTACAGGTAGGCGTGAAATTGTTGAAGGCTAGTGCTGCCTACGCTATCCTCAGACAATTGTAATTAAAAGATTATTTAGGAAGAtgcaagataaagataaattctTGCTAATATGACTAgagaagtacagtactgtattccgtTTAGAAAGAACTTTGAATATCAGTGATTGGTCTTTTTTTTTGGAAATGGAATCTTTGTTGGTTTTCTTAttgcctaggacagtgatggcgaacctatggcatgtgtgccacaggtggcacacagagccatatctgctggcacccaagctgttgccctagctcagctccagtgtgcatgtatgtgtcggccagctggtttttggctcacagaggtgATGGGAGGgattttttggcttccatagagcctccaAGGGGctggggagagcgtttttacccaccctcagctccagggaagcctttggagtctgggtagagcgaaacactagcctactgggcccaccagaaattgggaaacaggctgtttctggtctccagagggcctccagagagcctccaggggacaggggaagctgttttcgccttccccaggcactgaattatgggtgtgggcactcacgcatgcacaatagcactcgtccactctcttttggcacctgaggtaaaaaggttcgccatcactggcctaggatttAAATTGGATATGGAAAATGAGCTTTTAAAGAGCAGCCAAGATTTCCTTAAAAATGGCAAGGATCATGATAGGAAGGAGTCCTTCTCTAGataccccgagtctctggagaggggcgacatacaaatctaataaataataattattgtcctCAGTAATTTAAGATTAAAAAGACCTCTATTAAAGGATTATTTTAGTTTCCCTTCCAAGGCCAAGAGAAAAATTAACATAAACATCCTCATCAAATCATGAGATATATTGCTGTGGTCCACCAATACTTTGATATGTACTTTGCAGGAGTAGAAAATGAAATCACTATGAAAGGATTCCCCCTCCTCCCTTGagaatgtttcacttctcatccaagtaagaactgaagaagtttcttggatgaaaagtgacatttgtttcaagggaaaaaaatcccaagaaagcccagttgtcttttgaaagcacctttgggatgacctggatgattgaagaTCTCCATAGATAATAGGCTGACAAAAAACCACCCTTGTTTACAAACTACACTGGCAGAGCCAAAGTCGCACAAATCAGAATTTGATTTGACCTGGGGTGTGAACCATGCCAGAGAATGCTATGATATTTTGGCTGGTTTCTTCCAGAATGGAAAATGTCTCGAGGGCAAAGCAGAAACAGTCAGCAGATTTTGTATCTTTCTTGAGAAAATTCAAATCCCTTGAATTCCAAATCTTAGTTGGGGACGAGATGGAATGGAAGTAGATTGAACGGATATGTGCCAACGAGGATATGTCGGTCTCTTGTGTGTCTTGTCTGCATCTattgtaatgacctttaaagccctacatggcattgggccagaatacatccagaaccgccttctaccgcacaaatcccagtggccgataaggtcccacagtgttggccttctctggctcccgtcgaccaaacaatgtcgtttggcgggccccaggggaagagccttctctgtggcggcccccacccctctggaatcaactccccccagagattagaacggcccccaccctccttgtctttcgcaaattactcaagacccacctttgtcgccagacatgggggagttaggatattccttcccctaggccattacaagttatgtatggtatgcttgtgtgtatgtttggtttttataataagggtttttagttgttttattaaattggattgttacatgttgttttttatcattgttgttagccgccccgagtctgcagagaagggcggcatacaaatccaataaataaataaataaacaaacaaacaaacaaataaatagataaataaatataaatataaatataaataaataaatataaataaatataaataaatataaataaatataaataaatataaataaatataaataaataaatataaataaatataaataaatataaataaatataaataaatataaataaatataaataaatataaataaatataaataaatataaataaatataaataaatataaataaataaataaataaatattgtgcagTGATAcgattttttgctttctttctttgctttcttgccCAGGATGTCTACAGAACTGTCTTTGCTCATCAACGTAAATGAGCCACGATGGGATCAAAGCACCTTCATGGGAAGAGCAAAGCATTTCTTCACAGTGACAGATCCTCGCAACCTTCTGCTTTCCACCAAGGCCCTGGAAGATGCCCGAAGAGTGATACAGAATTACAGGTTCTTTGGCAGAGTTGATGAGAAGCATTTATAATGACGGCAGGGGATCCTAATAACAAAGTTGTTTAAaataggggtctgcaaccttggcaacaaagctgctggatgaggaattctcggagttgaagtccacgtcttaaagttgccaaggttgaagacccctggtttaaaacatCTAAATGAACAGTGGCCCTTCTTTTCCAGTTCTCTCTTCTAAATGCTGGGACAATAGAGCCTTCTTCTGGCTCTCTCTTGTTTTCCATTATTTTTCTGAGCATTATCCATTGTTTTCAATCTTCAGTATGTAGCTATGGTACATTCAGTGAAAGTACAGTGGGAAGAAAATTTATACAGGTGAAGCTGGGCTGGGAAAGTGACCCTTATTGAAGTTTTGAGGAAGGGTGGGTTCTTTTTGGTTTGAACTCTTCTGAGGGTAGTTTGGTGGTGGGACTTTTAGTTAGATCAAGACCATTGCACTGTctttatatgtacagtggtacctcgagatacgagtttaattcgttccggacctgggctcttaagtcgagcagctcttatctcgaacgacttttccccataggaattaatgtaaataattttaattggttccagccctcaaaaaattcacaaagttagtctaaattatgcagaaagacatgtttttaatgaagaaatgtacatgtacatataaatgaataatgaagtttctttcacttaacttgtaaactttcttaaacttttaaatttacatatgttcaacttctctgccacccaatcctgtaggacagaggtccccaaccctttttgcaccagggaccggctttaagcgatcaagagaggaatgggtgaatgaatggacggagggtgggaaggaaggaaggaaagagggaagggacaggaacagaggaaggaagcaaggaaacttatgaaaggggagagtaagagaggaatgagtgaagggagggagggagggaagaaggtgggaaggagaaagaaaagaagaaatagaggaagggaaggtaaaagagagaaagaaaaagagcaagaaagaaagctgcaagcacccccccgagccccccaggccggctgcaaccttttaaaacacgcgcgccgcttcgcagctgtctcctgaagccgaacgcggaagttagcgtttggcttcaggagacagctccttggcgcttgtatctcgaatttgggcttgtaagtagaacaaaaatatctctcccctcccagctcttatctcgagttgctcttaagtagagcagctcttatgtcggggttccactgtagtccaAAATTAGGATTtggaacataaaaataaatatatcctaACACAATCTTATGTGGATGATTGTTTCAATATACTGGGGTTTTAGATCTAATTTTAAATTtcgatttcttatatattgtattattgtgtttattttgttgtgagccggctGAGTCTGTgaagaaggacggcatagaaatctaataaatctaattaataaatataataaatctaataaacacatctaataaatctaataaacaaacaaacaaataaatattgaaattcAGAGTGAAGCTGTGTGAAGAGAGCAGAAAAGATTTAATTTATTCTTGTTTTCTGAAATTCCTTTTCCTGTAGGTCAGGGTTGTCAAACGCTCGGTGTCATGGTGTcatccctttgctaaaccaggagtTTGACAACCCTACTTTAGGTGTTTCAGGGAACTATGAATGTAGCTCCTCTGTTCCTAaagcaatttattatttatttattatttatttattatttagatttgtatgccgcccctctccgaagactcccacCTCCCTCTACCATTATTAGTTATTCTAGAAACCTCCAAAACATTATATACtaacttcatttttctttcatttttgtgGACCCTTCCAGAATGGGTAAAGTACAGCCAGGCTTAACTGAGGACCAATTATGGCAGGCAAAATACATCtatgactctgccttccatccagaCACTGGTGAGAAGATGATCCTGATTGGACGCATGTCTGCCCAGGTGCCTATGAACATGACCATCACGGGATGCATGCTCACCTTCTACAGGCACGTGTGTACCTACTAAGGTCTGGCACCTTGTGTGAGAATAGTATATAGAGAGGTATGAAGTGAGAAATCTATAACTAAGGACTAAAGATGTATAGTATGTGATGAGTGAATGAGAGAGTagcttttattttactttatggaAAAAATAGCAATCCCTGAGGTTAAGGGTGTATTTAAACTTGACTATATGTTATAAATTTTTGTTCCATAGATTGCTCAAGATGCCATTAGTCATGGGAGGGAAGACAATATAGATGTCTCTCCCTCTTAAATTTCAGCATTGTATCAGACCAGGTGACTTAAAGCAAGAAAGCGGTATGGTAGGTGAGAAAAATGACCTTAATAGCTCCCTGCCACACATGTCTGACTTAAATGAAAAAGATCCTGATCTCCTGAAGGATATATGCTTAGGATTAATAGCCCTACCTGGACACTTGACTTTCAATTTCTAGAAAGGAATAAAGGATAGGGTCCTTAATGCTGGAAGTGTATAGAAAGCAGTAAAGACCATGTCAGTTTGGTTCAGTTCCCCAATGGTTTAAAATGAAAGGTTGAGCTGACTATAGGGATTTTAGTATAGATGTTTCCtactttgtattttttatatggacttttaaaaaacctgtgTGTGTATACTTTTAAAGTATATGTATGCCCTTCAGCATATATACCGGCAGCATATAAAATGTAAATCTTCTTTAAAGGGTTCCAAAGAAGAAAggcattttaattttgatttgaGAAGTGTGGTGTAAATAGGTCTGCATGAAAATGCAAGCCAAAACACCTTTCTCCATCCATTGTTGATATGCAGAACAAATCCCTGATATTACAATTGTTTAATTCTAAAGGCTTATTTTTTGTCTAGTTCTGATTAGTAGATCTTAGAATTCTAAGTAAAGCAGATGCTATAACTAAAGCCTCCACACCCTTGTTTTAACTGCATGATAcactatatgtttatatatatcttTATCCTTAGCTCTAGTTTATTCTGAAAACTGTTTAGAAGTATACCATTGTCATTCTGTTATGTTATGCATATGTTATGCAAATCTGTGAGCATGatagatataccatatttttcggaatataagatgcaccagggtATAACACGAaatttagttttggggaaggaaaataagaaaaaaatggcctCTGCTACCCagtaatttgccaaacagcaaatagCAGAGATGATATACACTACTTCCTGTGTATTTATGTGAATGTGTGTCTGACccttagaaatagcaaagaattggagaaatgtacattatggcagtatattaatgccagaaagttttcttcaaTGTAAGAAATCATCACatacctcccaattatttaaatagatctactccaaacatgtctaagtcaaggtttaactcagctgccttatcttaatagtaaaacaggacactgatacatttcagattatacttttacagatctttaaaactgatgggGCTTTCTGGAAGTACAGTATACTTTATTCTCTATtacttaaaagaagatacaataggactgggcctcttcagatcaaccatttattttaaaaaacctcattttgttaaattgtctagaacaatagaacagtcttttaaaaataagtctaataatttgaacattctatagacactTTTagcatccagattcagcaactgattagcataagaaaataaaattctggctCTTGCCTTCTTGCTGCACTTTAGTTTCGCTTTCATTTTAGCATACTTGCCTTGCAGTCTCAGGAAGctgatacagtggtccctcgatttgcgcgttctcgattagcgcgaaacgctgcaacgcggtttttcaaaaaatattaattaaaaaaataaaatattaaaaaataaaaaataagtccacgctagttctctctctctttctctccctgttgcctgcgtggtatatgagagagaaagagagaggcagaggtcgggcgcattaccgggaggtggaggcggcgtggggacgctgggtgccggggactccgaggagggggtggacgtctgttccctgaatggagaccgccggccgctcaatcgggccagcagggaacagaatggagccttccgcggcggggctggtaagggggggagccgaggggggagccgagcccagccccatggcattcacacacgcccccctggatgagcggccccgcatggccccagcgccggactccgttgccgaacggcgaaaccggaaggggcgaggtgggggagaacgggaggctcagcattccggcagtcgcagcgctggctgtcaacttttctttttagcactggggaggcaagtcagctcctgcccagttttaaaaagaaaagttgacagccagcgattgttccgctgccgccagcatggagcccacgggggattcgctttcctcccgccggcagccgactgatcgtgggctccttcgcaacctcggagagcttcctggttttcgtgagctttcatgccctggaagctctccgaggttgcgaaggagcccacgatcagtctcggctgcgggtgggaggaaggcgaatcccccatgggctccatgctggcggcagcggaacaatcgctggctgtcaacttttctttttaaaactgggcaggagctgacttgcctccccagtgctaaaaagaaaagttgacagccagcgctgcgactgccggaatgctgagcctcccgttctcccccacctcgccccttccggtttcgccgttcggcaacggagtccggcgctggggccatgcggggccgctcatccaggggggcgtgtgtggactggcaagcggcaagcggcaagtgatctggtgggaagaccaagggaaggttccttcagccgcccaacacctgatccgctccgcagcgcggcagcagcgaggagccgaagatggggtttcccctttgcctttaccccatcttcggctcctcgctgcttccgcgctgcggagcagatcagctgttgggcggctgaaggaatcttcccttggtcttccccgccgcccacacgcaaactccaccatctgcgcatgtgcggccatgaaaaaaatggcgcacatgcgcagatggtggttttacttccgcatccaatataacgcggaaatcggttagcgcgggaggtcttggaacgtaacccccgcgctaaccgagagatcactgtaatgagTTGCTTCACTTAACagactgttctgtttgctgcaaggaggtaaattgctgggaggcagaggccaaagggtggggctggctgggtggatggtcaatattcggtgtataagacgcacccaagttttcaccgtCTTTTGGGAAgtaaaaatgtgcatcttatactctgaaaaatatggtagatttgATATTTAAGCACATAAGTAACATAAAAcatatgaaataatataaaatgcaaCCACATTTTAACATTAAAACTATTGCATATAATTAGCAAAGGGGTACATGCATGCAAATGTATGTTCTGGAGAGTCTTGAGTGGCTTCAGTGAAAACCATGTACATAACACTATTTGAGTATCTTTAAGAATGTGACTGCTAATGTTTGTGTATTTGTATGGACAGATAGATAAGGCCATTTAGAAATGTAAACTTTTGCAAGGACACGCATTAGGAACGTTTGCAACTTCCTTGTTCAAAAGTGAAACCACAGCCAGGCCTCTTGAAGTGTATGCACAAATGGGTGCTATTGCACACTAAGATAAACAAGTATAATTTTCCTAGGATGCTGAAGGTTAACCTGGCATTTTGGTTTCTCTGATAGCTTTCTGTCTTGGCTTCTTGTATCTTTTGGCAGTCCTGACTGTCTCTTTTCCTGCAGGACGGCCCCTGCCATGGTTTTCTGGCAATGGGTGAATCAGTCATTCAATGCCATTGTCAATTATACTAACCGGAGTGGAGACGCACCTATCACTGTCAAGTAAGAAAGCAATAAAATAACTGGAAATTAGTATCAACTTCTCTACCAAGAATTATATCCAGTGTCTGTGAGTTGCCTGGCCCTAAACCAACTATAGGCTGTGGCAGTTTCTAGAGCGTACCATTTTCCTGATTCAGTGCCTACTTGGATAGCAAAACAGAAGATCTCTATTTTCTATATCGCTTCCAATTTACCACTTACCGtacttacctttaaaaaaaacctgggcTTGCAGATTGCTCCAACTGTTGCTGATTATGAGCAGCACACATGCCCGACATAATGAATCAGATTAAGATCATAAgaataacataataaaaatatttaaaatgtatcaGCATATATAAGTACCAGGAATATCAGTGACCaaaaaaatgagagaaaatatacagtatatccaatgctagaagaaacaaaattgtaaCAATGATACAAAGACTGcaaattttaatgtttttctcaAACTTAATAAGAGCGATTTGGATTTCTGGAGGAATTCTTTATTTTACAGAAGGGGACAGAAATTGAAGACAGTCTTTTCCATGATCCTGATAGTAATCCTTCCTAAATCTAGGGATACAGAGGGACCCTACTTTATCAGAACTTAATGCGGGGCAGGTATTATCAGGAGAAATTAtcaggcatataaatccaataaaataaaataaataaataaaggtcccAGGAATCTCTGGGCCATATAATGTTTTAAAGGGTGACAGCCTGCAGCTTCAAGTATGTCTGGAAACCAACACTGGCGACCAGTGAAGCGCTCAAATTACTGACAGGAATGGTTCCATTTGATAAAGTTAGGCGAGCCTCTTTTGGCCTAgcacaagggtaggcaaagttggctcttctatgacatgtggacttcaactcccagaattcctgggctagcatgattggctcaggaattctgggagttgaagtccacaagtcatagaagagccaactttgcctacccctggcctagcatGCCAGAGTTCATTTTTATGTTCTCAAAGACCACAGTGACAGGACTGGCATTTTTTTGTCtggtatttttgtattttgttaacATTTTGAGAAACGTGTCATTCATTTTACTCTTAAAGCCCTCTAAAACGGAAAAGGCAACCTGGATAAAAAAAAGATGTAAGGTACCATTATGGCTGTTAATTTTCCATTAGCCCCAAATACAATTCAAAATGTTTGATTTTGCCTACCGGCATTTCTGATCAGAGGTGTGTGTACTTTATGATACCTCAGAGCTGCTTTAAATATGCAAAATTGTTATCCACCCTGCCATATTTCTGGGATGGGACTTGGGTTTAAGTTAAGGTTAGCCAGGAGGGCTGAGAGTTTCTTGGTGTCACCAAGTTGTCTACTTGTTTTGCAGACAATTGGGAACTGCTTACGTCAGTGCTACTACTGGAGCTGTGGTGGCGGCATTAGGACTCAAATCTCTCACCAAGGTAAGAGACACACTGACTCTGTCACATCACAAACGAATATTGTACACTGGTTGACCAAGCCATCCTGAAGACAGAATTCCCCATCTCTGAAATAAAAAGTAGCAATCTGACTTCGCTTACAGAAGTGATTTTATCTCCTTCCTTGGTTATGACATGATCTGCCTCTTTCTTTCAGAAGCAGAAGAATTCATGTTTATCATGAACATTTGGATACTGGCATAATCTATTTCTGTGGATTTCATGGAGACTTCTTTATTCCATATTAATAAGACAGACTAACAATTTCACTCTTATTATCCTAGTATAGTAGATTTAATGTATTACTATTTGTACACATAAAATATTAAGAAGTTCCTAATATAATAATTCTTGTGCTGCAGATCTCTTTTATCCCAAAGGATAACACCCAAAATCCCTAGAAAAATTAGATAGAAATACTCACTTGCTTTCCTTTGCCAGATTCTTAAAGAATGACTTTTCCAGTAATTATTTCCATACTTTTCAAAGGTTTCAGGAAACAAAACTTCCTTTTGGTTCAATTCTACATCTTAGTCAACTCTAGGGCGTTTCTCCATTTGCAGCTGACCACAAATATACCAATGGCTTTTCCCCCTGCCATTTCTTCATAATAATTTTTTTCACTTTATCCCAACTCATATCCAACCCAGTTTAAAGTTTCCTGAAGCTGTTTCTATGGAAGGATAGTATATTCCCCTTCAAGAAGTTTGCCAATGTTGCAATCAGATGTTCCATGGGCTGTACTAGCTTGCATTTTACAAAACTGCTGAGATATATAGAAACACAGTGATAGTCAACCTGCAGCAACTTATACATCCTAATATTTTTCTCTTAGCAAATTCTCCCGAtttcatcaatcatccctcagtGTTGCCAAATATTTCCACTTTTTGCACACAGTAACCTCAGTGCTGTAATCATACCTTAAAATAATctccaatatcttttttataactGTTTATCAATCAGTCCTAAAAGGAAAAGTTTTGGTTTCAATAttcaatattaatttttaaaatcctctTTATCAATGTATGCATTTCAATCCATTTCTTAGTTTTTTTTACATTCCATCAAGCATGATAAAATATCTCTTCATATTGTTCACAGTGCCAACGTACATATGAAATGTCTTCATACAATCTAGATAATTTGTCTGGCATGTACCAGTAAtatatcattttataaaaattgccTTTTAAAGATCACAACATAATGCAAATTTCAACCCTTTCAGCCACCTATTTTCCATTAATCCATCTGTTTattaaaaccaaaattcttaacaCACAAATAATCCCTAGGGACAATAATGAATTGAACAAATGAAGCTTCTGCAGAGGCAATTATCTATGTTAATAGTGAGAAAGCTGAAAATAAAGATGAATTATGCAAAGTAAAGATAAATGGAGGaaatggttggcatataaatcacaaaaggaaaaaaaatgatattaaaGTTACAAGAAGAAAACATTGCAGTtgtatttaagaacttaattcgttccgtgaccaggttcttaagtagaaaagttcttaagtagaagccatttttctataggaatcaatgtaaaagcaaataatgtgtgcaaacccattaggaaagaaataaaagcttggcatttgggtgggaggaggaggaagaagaagaggaggaggagagtcgctgccgaagaaaaaaggtgagatgaggggaatcaaaaaaatacaaaactttaaggcttcagaaaaaaaaagaggg
This genomic stretch from Erythrolamprus reginae isolate rEryReg1 chromosome 5, rEryReg1.hap1, whole genome shotgun sequence harbors:
- the SFXN3 gene encoding sideroflexin-3 — encoded protein: MSTELSLLINVNEPRWDQSTFMGRAKHFFTVTDPRNLLLSTKALEDARRVIQNYRMGKVQPGLTEDQLWQAKYIYDSAFHPDTGEKMILIGRMSAQVPMNMTITGCMLTFYRTAPAMVFWQWVNQSFNAIVNYTNRSGDAPITVKQLGTAYVSATTGAVVAALGLKSLTKHLPSIIGRYVPFAAVAAANCINIPLTRQRELKLGIPIMDEHGNRLGESKKAAQQAIVQVVISRIGMAAPAMAIPPVIMNALEKRAFMKRYPWMNAPLQIGLVGLTLVFATPLCCAFFPQKSSMRMNRLEPEVQNLIREKNSDIEVVYFNKGL